Proteins found in one Roseovarius pelagicus genomic segment:
- the cobI gene encoding precorrin-2 C(20)-methyltransferase, with amino-acid sequence MTGVLYGVGLGPGDPDLMTLRAHRLISGARVVAYPALAGGESFARAIAADAIAPGTREIVMDVPMTTARAPAQTAYDKGAREIAVALEAGEDVVCLCEGDPFFYGSFMYLFARLKDRFNVQVIPGVTSITACAARAGLPLAARNERLTVLPGPLPEAELRARIEGAESVAIMKVGRHLPKIRAVIDTLGLTEHAVYIERASLPQEVVCPLAEAPTNAPYFSMILLTKGADPWL; translated from the coding sequence GTGACCGGGGTGCTTTATGGTGTGGGCCTTGGCCCCGGTGATCCGGATCTGATGACCCTGCGCGCGCACCGGTTGATTTCGGGCGCTCGGGTCGTCGCCTATCCGGCGCTGGCGGGCGGCGAGAGTTTTGCCCGCGCGATTGCGGCGGATGCGATTGCCCCGGGCACGCGCGAGATTGTGATGGATGTGCCCATGACCACGGCGCGGGCCCCGGCGCAGACTGCCTATGACAAGGGCGCGCGGGAGATCGCTGTGGCGTTGGAGGCCGGTGAGGATGTGGTTTGCCTCTGCGAGGGAGATCCGTTTTTCTATGGCTCGTTCATGTATCTCTTTGCCCGTCTCAAGGACCGGTTCAATGTGCAGGTCATACCCGGCGTAACATCCATTACCGCCTGTGCGGCGCGCGCAGGCTTGCCGCTGGCAGCGCGCAATGAGCGTCTGACAGTGTTGCCCGGCCCGCTGCCCGAAGCGGAATTGCGCGCCCGCATCGAGGGGGCCGAAAGCGTGGCTATCATGAAGGTTGGCCGCCACCTGCCCAAAATACGCGCCGTCATTGATACGCTGGGCCTGACCGAACATGCTGTCTATATCGAACGCGCCAGCCTGCCCCAAGAGGTGGTTTGCCCACTGGCCGAGGCGCCGACAAACGCGCCCTATTTTTCCATGATCCTGCTCACGAAAGGGGCCGACCCGTGGCTGTAA
- the cobJ gene encoding precorrin-3B C(17)-methyltransferase encodes MAVTPVVLALSASGEAVAHRIATLIGAPVHGREGRIAQADAYFANALDHARDLFAAGVPIVGVCASGILIRAVAPLLSDKRTEPPVVSVSDDGAVVIPLLGGHRGANRLATEIAAGLGAVAAVTTAGDVAMGAALDAPPPGYRLANPEHAKGAMAAMLSGAGVRVTGENIFDIADTGGQVELITTEAPQSGDEERLIYHPQCHVLGLGCARNADPEEMWAHVNDTLAEAGIAPGAIACVATIDLKADEPAMNVVAARLGVPLRLFTAAELEAQSAHLANPSDVVFAEVGCHGVAEGAALAAGGALVVEKHKTATTTCAVCRSDTVITTMPGRARGRLSVVGIGPGQAAWRTPEVSRLIADAEELVGYGLYIDLLGPLAAGKTRSDFPLGGEEARCRYALEQAALGKNVALVCSGDAGIYAMGALVFELLDRAPQEMGVSDAAHRVDVICSPGVSALQGAAARAGAPLGHDFCTISLSDLLTPRADILRRLKAAAEGDFVIAFYNPVSKTRRTLLAEARDILLQHRPADTPVMLASSLGRPEENVRYRRLDQLEVDEVDMLTVVLIGSSNSRLAQLGEGPRMFTPRGYARKIDGDLAGQG; translated from the coding sequence GTGGCTGTAACCCCCGTAGTTCTGGCGCTCAGCGCCTCTGGCGAAGCGGTCGCGCACCGTATCGCCACCCTGATTGGTGCGCCCGTGCATGGCCGTGAGGGCCGTATTGCACAGGCGGATGCTTACTTTGCCAATGCGCTTGATCACGCGCGCGATCTCTTTGCGGCGGGCGTACCCATCGTGGGCGTCTGTGCGTCAGGCATCCTTATCCGTGCGGTGGCACCGCTTTTGTCGGACAAGCGGACCGAACCGCCGGTGGTGTCGGTTAGCGATGATGGCGCGGTGGTGATCCCGCTTCTGGGCGGGCATCGCGGCGCCAATCGGCTGGCGACTGAAATCGCGGCGGGTCTGGGTGCGGTTGCGGCAGTCACGACAGCAGGTGACGTGGCAATGGGGGCGGCGCTGGATGCACCGCCACCGGGCTATCGGCTGGCCAACCCGGAACATGCCAAAGGCGCGATGGCAGCGATGTTGTCGGGGGCAGGTGTCCGTGTGACAGGAGAGAATATTTTCGACATCGCGGACACGGGTGGACAGGTTGAACTGATCACCACCGAGGCCCCCCAATCAGGCGATGAAGAGCGGCTGATTTATCATCCCCAGTGTCACGTTCTGGGGTTGGGATGCGCGCGCAACGCTGATCCCGAAGAGATGTGGGCACATGTGAACGATACACTGGCGGAGGCCGGGATCGCACCCGGTGCGATTGCCTGCGTCGCCACCATTGACCTCAAGGCGGACGAGCCTGCGATGAACGTGGTCGCTGCCCGGCTGGGTGTGCCGCTGCGTCTGTTCACTGCGGCAGAGCTGGAGGCGCAGTCGGCGCATCTGGCGAATCCGTCTGATGTGGTCTTTGCCGAGGTGGGCTGTCACGGCGTGGCCGAGGGCGCGGCACTGGCGGCAGGCGGCGCGCTGGTCGTAGAGAAACACAAGACCGCGACGACGACCTGCGCCGTTTGCCGCAGCGACACTGTCATCACAACCATGCCGGGCCGCGCGCGTGGACGGCTGAGTGTCGTTGGCATTGGCCCCGGACAGGCGGCGTGGCGCACGCCCGAGGTCAGCCGCCTGATTGCGGATGCCGAAGAACTGGTGGGGTACGGCCTTTACATCGATCTGCTGGGACCGCTGGCTGCGGGTAAAACGCGCAGCGATTTCCCGCTGGGTGGTGAAGAAGCACGCTGCCGCTATGCTTTGGAACAGGCCGCGCTGGGTAAGAACGTGGCGCTGGTATGCTCCGGGGATGCGGGGATCTACGCCATGGGAGCACTGGTGTTCGAGCTGTTGGATCGCGCTCCCCAGGAAATGGGCGTCAGTGATGCTGCCCACCGGGTCGACGTGATCTGCTCGCCGGGCGTGTCGGCGCTGCAAGGGGCCGCGGCGCGGGCCGGGGCACCACTGGGGCACGATTTCTGTACGATTTCTCTCAGCGATCTGCTGACGCCTCGCGCCGACATCCTGCGCAGGCTGAAGGCCGCCGCTGAGGGTGATTTTGTCATCGCCTTCTACAACCCGGTCAGCAAGACCCGCCGGACGCTGTTGGCAGAGGCGCGTGACATTCTGCTGCAACACCGCCCGGCGGATACGCCGGTTATGTTGGCCAGTTCGCTGGGCCGCCCTGAGGAGAACGTTCGCTATCGCAGGCTGGACCAGCTGGAGGTCGACGAGGTTGATATGCTGACCGTCGTTCTGATCGGGTCTAGCAACTCGCGGCTGGCGCAACTGGGCGAGGGACCGCGCATGTTCACCCCGCGGGGCTATGCGCGCAAGATCGACGGCGATTTGGCAGGGCAAGGGTGA
- the cobM gene encoding precorrin-4 C(11)-methyltransferase — MTVYFIGAGPGDPELLTLKAQRIIGACPVCLYAGSLVPPEVVDCAPAGARVMDTAPMTLDDTHAEIVAAHARGQDVARVHSGDPSLYGAIAEQIRRLRTDGIDYQIIPGVPAYAAAAAALGQELTVPEVAQSIILTRVSMKSTSMPDGETLENFARTGATLAIHLGVRNLREISRVLSPYYGADCPVVVAYRVGWPDQMFIRGTLSDIQAKVRAEKITRTALTLVGPVLGEVRDFKDSALYDPQIPHVLRPKVVANG; from the coding sequence GTGACGGTCTATTTCATCGGTGCTGGTCCGGGTGACCCGGAATTGCTGACGCTCAAGGCGCAGCGCATCATCGGGGCCTGCCCCGTGTGCCTCTATGCTGGCAGTCTGGTGCCGCCAGAGGTGGTGGATTGTGCACCCGCAGGTGCGCGGGTGATGGACACCGCGCCGATGACGCTGGACGACACCCACGCCGAGATCGTCGCGGCCCATGCGCGTGGACAGGATGTGGCGCGGGTGCATTCAGGCGATCCGTCGCTCTATGGGGCCATTGCCGAACAGATCAGACGCCTGCGCACTGATGGGATCGATTACCAGATCATCCCCGGCGTGCCGGCTTATGCGGCGGCGGCGGCGGCACTGGGACAGGAACTGACCGTGCCCGAAGTGGCGCAGTCGATCATCCTTACGCGCGTGTCGATGAAGTCAACGTCAATGCCCGATGGCGAAACGCTGGAGAATTTTGCCCGAACCGGCGCAACACTGGCGATCCATCTGGGGGTGCGGAACCTGCGCGAAATATCGCGCGTGCTGTCGCCCTATTATGGGGCGGACTGTCCGGTGGTGGTGGCCTACCGTGTTGGCTGGCCCGACCAGATGTTCATTCGTGGCACGCTAAGCGACATTCAGGCCAAGGTGCGCGCCGAGAAGATCACCCGCACCGCGTTGACACTGGTCGGGCCAGTGTTGGGTGAAGTACGCGATTTCAAGGACAGTGCGTTATATGATCCGCAAATCCCGCACGTGCTGCGCCCGAAAGTGGTGGCAAATGGGTGA
- the cbiE gene encoding precorrin-6y C5,15-methyltransferase (decarboxylating) subunit CbiE, producing the protein MSEQWLHIVGIGEEGLAGLLPATRAIVDAAEVIIGGDRHHDLSSAIDAERVAWPSPFDALIDVLRGYKGRRVVVLATGDPLWFSVGARIGRAIDPAQIVYHPQLSAFQLAAARMGWSIADVETLTVHGRPVEQMIAFIQPGARLLILTTGAETPAQIARFLTQRGFGTSRMTVLAAMGGDREARFDGIAQDWDHSVPAFNTLAVDCIAAPDAALLPRVPGLPDDMFQHDGTMTKQDVRAATLAKLMPMRGALLWDIGTGCGSVAVEWMRAARYARAIGIEPRADRRAMAAANALALGTPQLQLVEGHVPEALTGLVAPDAVFIGGGLSVETFDAAWAALRPLGRMVCNAVTLESEAVLIALHKAHGGQLVKLQVNRAEPIGNLTGWRPLMPVTQWSLIKR; encoded by the coding sequence ATGTCTGAACAGTGGCTGCATATTGTCGGTATCGGTGAAGAGGGGCTTGCCGGTCTACTCCCTGCGACCCGCGCGATCGTGGACGCCGCCGAGGTGATTATAGGCGGCGACCGCCACCATGATCTGTCCAGCGCCATCGACGCCGAGCGTGTCGCATGGCCTTCGCCGTTCGATGCGCTGATCGACGTACTGCGTGGGTACAAGGGGCGGCGGGTTGTGGTTCTCGCCACCGGCGATCCGCTCTGGTTCTCGGTCGGTGCACGGATCGGGCGCGCCATCGATCCCGCGCAGATCGTCTATCATCCGCAGCTCAGCGCCTTTCAGCTTGCTGCCGCCCGCATGGGGTGGAGCATTGCGGATGTCGAAACACTCACTGTGCATGGTCGCCCGGTTGAGCAGATGATTGCCTTCATTCAGCCGGGTGCGCGTCTCTTAATCCTGACCACGGGGGCAGAGACCCCGGCGCAGATCGCGCGGTTCTTGACCCAACGTGGATTCGGGACATCGCGCATGACCGTTTTGGCGGCCATGGGGGGCGACCGAGAGGCCCGTTTTGACGGGATCGCGCAGGATTGGGACCATTCAGTGCCAGCGTTCAACACCTTGGCGGTGGACTGTATCGCCGCGCCGGATGCGGCGTTACTGCCACGGGTGCCGGGGCTGCCGGATGACATGTTTCAGCACGACGGGACCATGACCAAGCAGGACGTGCGGGCTGCGACGCTGGCCAAGCTGATGCCGATGCGCGGTGCCTTGCTGTGGGATATCGGAACTGGTTGCGGCTCGGTTGCAGTCGAATGGATGCGCGCAGCACGATATGCGCGCGCTATCGGGATCGAGCCGCGCGCGGATCGTCGCGCGATGGCAGCCGCCAACGCGCTGGCGCTGGGAACACCGCAATTGCAACTGGTCGAGGGGCATGTACCGGAGGCATTGACAGGGTTGGTTGCACCGGATGCTGTGTTCATCGGTGGCGGGCTGAGTGTTGAGACCTTTGATGCCGCCTGGGCGGCGCTGCGCCCGTTGGGCAGAATGGTGTGCAATGCGGTCACGCTGGAGAGCGAAGCGGTGTTGATCGCGCTGCATAAGGCGCATGGCGGGCAATTGGTGAAACTACAGGTGAACCGAGCCGAACCGATCGGCAATCTCACCGGCTGGCGTCCGTTGATGCCGGTCACCCAATGGAGCCTGATCAAGCGATGA